The genomic DNA CTACTGGGGTAACGAAGACGACGGCAGGGAACTCCGCACGTTCATCCGCCACGACCTCTACACGCTGGATACCGGCGAACGGTCACGAGTCGAGATACCAGTCGGCCAAGACCTCAAAGACGAGTACGGGCTTGGCTACCACGACCGTCTCCGCCTCGAAGTTGCTGGCGACCCGAAATGGGACGGCGAACAGGGGCGTTTGGAGATACAGTACGGCGAGACTGACGACACGTTCAGGGCCTTTCAACCTGTCACCGTGCCTGATTCTCGACAGGATTCACCACTGGCTTCCCACGAAGCCGCACTGGACGTGGGCGCAAACAATCTCGTCGCCTGTACCACCACAACCGGCGAGCAATACTTGTACGAAGGCCGGGGCCTGTTCGCCCACTTCCGCGAGACAACGCGAGAAATCGCCCGTTTACAGTCGAAACTCCGAGAGGGCCGATACAGTAGTCAGCGGATACGGCGGTTGTATCGCAAACGGACGCGACGGCGCGACCACGCACAGGATGCACTGGTTCGAGACCTGATGGAACGGCTCTACGCCGAAGGTGTCGATACCGTGTACGTGGGCGACCTCACGGACGTTCTCTCGACGCATTGGTGCGCCGAGGTGAACGCAAAGACCCACCAGTTTTGGGCGTTCCGGGCGTTCATCGAGCGCCTATCGCACACCGCTGAGGAATACGGCATCACCGTCGAGGTGCGGTCAGAAGCCGATACTACCCGGACGTGCCCGGCGTGTGGCGAACAGGACGATACCGACCGGGACGGCGATGTGTTCCGGTGTCCGTGCGGTCACGAAGCCCACGCCGACCTGTGCGCGTCTCGCACGTTCCTCGAACGACAGACTGGCAAACCCGTTGGGTCGATGGCACGGCCCGTGCGTCTCAAGTGGGACGACCACAACTGGTCGGAGATACCACACTCTCCCGAAAGGGCACGTCCCAACGAGAAGCGCACAAACCAGAGTACCGATTCCCAAGACGGGAAACTTGCCTCCGTTGGTACGGCATAGCCAACATCCCCACCGGAGGAATCCCACGGCTGAAGCCGTGGGAGGATGTCAAACCGACCATCTCTGAGCGTCAGCCGGCCCACTCCAACATTCGCTCGTAGAAGGGGACACTCCGCAATGCCGTCGCATCGCCCACGAGAACCAGCGCTTTCTTCGCCCGCGTGAGCGCCACGTTGACCCGTCGGTAGTCCTCGAATATCGGGCTCGAAAGCTCACCGGTCGCCACGAACGAGACGATGATAACCTCCTTCGAAGAGCCCTGAAACCGGTCGACCGTATCGACGGTTACCTCGTCGATGCGGCGGGACAGCTCCGCGACTTGTGCCCGAAACGGCGCGATGACACCGATGTCGTCCGGGTCGACGCCGGCATCGAGATACGCCGAGACGATGTCGGCGACACGGTCTGCTTCCGTCGGGTTTGTGTTGCCATCGGCGCTTCCGCCGGGGTCGACAAAGGAGACGGCATCGCGGAGCGCCGACGGCAGCGTAGAGACATCCACGCCGTCGAGGTCGGCGAGCCGCTGGCTGGCCACCTCGGCGTTCGCGGGTCGGAGCTGTCCGTCGTAGAACTCCCGGCTGGCGAAGTACTGAATCCGCTGGCTCATCCGGTACTGGCGGTCGAGCATCACGGCCGCGTCGGGATAGTCGTCGATGAGCTGTTCGAAAAGCGACGTTTGCAGGTCGTTTTCGGCCCGAACCACCGGCGGGAGCTGCTCGTGGTCGCCGACGAGGACGAAGCGGTCGGCACGGTTGGTCGCGAGGAACGTCCCTGGCTCGGTGAGCTGTCCCGCTTCGTCGATGACAGCCACGTCGAACTGCTGCTGTTTGAGCGCCCGCGAACCGCAGGCGGCTGTCGTCGCTGCGACGACCTGTGCGTCCCGGAGCGCTGCCGCCCGCTCGCGGGGGTCGCCGGTCCGGTCGAAGCGGTAGGACTGCATGTCATCGCGGACCCCCGACTCCGAGCCCCACCGGAGCACGTCGGTAAAGCCCTGCGCTTCGAGGGCCTCAATGGCGTTGTCGACGGCGCGGTTTGTGAACGCCGACAGCAGTACCCGGTCGCCGCGGGCGACGAGTGCCTGCACGGTCTGTGCGAGCGTGTAGGTTTTCCCGGTCCCCGGCGGCCCGTGAATCAGCGCAAAGTCCTCCGCCGCGAGCGCGCGGTTTACAGCCTCGTTTTGGGACTCGTTGTTGTCGATGATGGGTCGGTGGTCCCCGACGAACGACGGCTCCCGGCGGCCGAAGAGCACGTCCTTCCGGTCGGGGTCGCCACGAAGGACGGCGTCGTGCAGCGCCGTCAGCTGCCGGTCGACGCCGAGTTCCGAGGGGTAGACGTCGATACGGCGGAGTTCGAACGGCTCGTCGGCGACGACGACGATTTCGTCGTCGAGGTGTCGAACCGTCGCCAGTTCTGCGGTGCCCTGTGTCGGGTGGCCGTCGCTCGCCAGCACGCGGTCGCCCTCCCGTATCTTCGAGACCGCGTCGCTCGTTCGGCGGGCGCTGAGCGCCCAGCGGCCGCCATCGAGCGGCTCCCGGCCGAGCGGGTCAAGGTCGACGAGCGCCCGGTCGTCGTCGGCCCGTTCCGCAGCCGACTGCTCCCACAGCTTCCGGTATTCGGCGTGGACCTCACGCCGCTCCTCCTCGATGGCCCGGTAGAGCCGTTCGAAATACGCCCGTTCGGGTTCCGGCAGCGGCTCGCCAAGCTGGCCGGCCTTCGATTCTTGGTCGAGGCGGCCGGAAACGACCATGCAGGTGTCCTGCTCGAAACAGTAGTCACAGTTCGCGTCGGCCTCGAACCCGGTCGGCACCGACATATCGTACTCGGCGGCCGCAATCTCGTTTCGCACCCGGAGGACGTATTTCAGGAAGCCGGGGCCGATAGAGAACTCCTTGGCCGGCGAGAGGTCGCCGCTTTCCTCGCTCCGGTCGAGGGCGCTGTTTTTCGTGTACAACAGCGTCCCAGTGTCGGGCGGGTCGGCGATGTCATCGGCGAGCAACAGCCCATAACAGGCCGCCTGCACCTTGTCCTGAAACCGTGGCGACCGCTTGAGGTTCTTTCCGGTCTTCAGTTCGACGGGCATTCCGCGCCTGACGGCGTCCGCCCGGCCTTTAATACCGAACCGCTCGGAGATAAGCGTCTGTTCGGAGCGCCACGAATCCTCGCCGAACCGCCCCTGCTGGAGCCATCCTTGAATCGCCGCCGCGTTCTGCCGTACGTCATCGGCGACCGCGTCGGCCGTCTCGCCGAGCAAACCGATGTCGAGTGCCGCCTCGGCGACCCGCGATTCGATGCTCGATTCGAGGTCCCGCCCCCGGAGCAGGTCGCCGAACACCTCGTGGACGACGGTCCCCTTGAGCACCGGGTATTTCAGCGGCAAGCCGGTGAGTTTGTTGAGATAGTACATCCGCGGACACTGGACCCACCCGCGAATGTCGGTCACATCGACCAGAAAATCCGGCTCGACGACGACCGCCGACTCGCCGGTCGTCGAGTACTGCGTGTCGCCGTCGAAGGTGCGCTCGTCGAGGTCGGTCGCCAGCAGTTCCATCCCGACCGCAAGGTACTCGACGGTTTCCGTCCACTTGCCCCACAACGTCACTGTCGTCGGGGAGGCAGCACCCCGTTCCGGCCGGATGACGACCTCCGCCAACTGGCTTGTGCCGTGGCTCGTCTCGACGGATTTCGGGTCGTCGACTTCGAGGACCGGGCCGCGTACGTTCACATCTGTCCGTGCGTCGTCGTCAAAAAAACGCTGTCGGTGCCCGGAAGCGCCGCCACCGATACCTTCATTTTTCCAACTGCCCGAAGGTCACGTATGCGCGTCCGCGACTGGCAGGAAATCCTCGAAGACGTCGTCGAATCGGACGCCGAACCGAGCGGCTGGCGCGCCGTCGCCGGCGACCGCCGCGGCGGTGTCGGCGAGGACATGTTCCTCGGCCACCCGTCGGTCGGCGTGTTCCAACTCAAGACGTTCGCCAAGAACCCCTACGAGGTACAGGGTGTCGGGTCGCGGGTCGCTCGCAAAGTCGACGACGAGCTCGACCCGCTG from Natronomonas pharaonis DSM 2160 includes the following:
- a CDS encoding IS200/IS605 family transposon protein TnpB, with product MRRTNTFAVRPLSDDDERLLLDLLDASASLWNELNYERRQQFFDGESVWDTADYRKQYVGVLGSATAQQVIRKNKSAWQSFFAARENGEDTAPPGYWGNEDDGRELRTFIRHDLYTLDTGERSRVEIPVGQDLKDEYGLGYHDRLRLEVAGDPKWDGEQGRLEIQYGETDDTFRAFQPVTVPDSRQDSPLASHEAALDVGANNLVACTTTTGEQYLYEGRGLFAHFRETTREIARLQSKLREGRYSSQRIRRLYRKRTRRRDHAQDALVRDLMERLYAEGVDTVYVGDLTDVLSTHWCAEVNAKTHQFWAFRAFIERLSHTAEEYGITVEVRSEADTTRTCPACGEQDDTDRDGDVFRCPCGHEAHADLCASRTFLERQTGKPVGSMARPVRLKWDDHNWSEIPHSPERARPNEKRTNQSTDSQDGKLASVGTA
- a CDS encoding AAA domain-containing protein, yielding MNVRGPVLEVDDPKSVETSHGTSQLAEVVIRPERGAASPTTVTLWGKWTETVEYLAVGMELLATDLDERTFDGDTQYSTTGESAVVVEPDFLVDVTDIRGWVQCPRMYYLNKLTGLPLKYPVLKGTVVHEVFGDLLRGRDLESSIESRVAEAALDIGLLGETADAVADDVRQNAAAIQGWLQQGRFGEDSWRSEQTLISERFGIKGRADAVRRGMPVELKTGKNLKRSPRFQDKVQAACYGLLLADDIADPPDTGTLLYTKNSALDRSEESGDLSPAKEFSIGPGFLKYVLRVRNEIAAAEYDMSVPTGFEADANCDYCFEQDTCMVVSGRLDQESKAGQLGEPLPEPERAYFERLYRAIEEERREVHAEYRKLWEQSAAERADDDRALVDLDPLGREPLDGGRWALSARRTSDAVSKIREGDRVLASDGHPTQGTAELATVRHLDDEIVVVADEPFELRRIDVYPSELGVDRQLTALHDAVLRGDPDRKDVLFGRREPSFVGDHRPIIDNNESQNEAVNRALAAEDFALIHGPPGTGKTYTLAQTVQALVARGDRVLLSAFTNRAVDNAIEALEAQGFTDVLRWGSESGVRDDMQSYRFDRTGDPRERAAALRDAQVVAATTAACGSRALKQQQFDVAVIDEAGQLTEPGTFLATNRADRFVLVGDHEQLPPVVRAENDLQTSLFEQLIDDYPDAAVMLDRQYRMSQRIQYFASREFYDGQLRPANAEVASQRLADLDGVDVSTLPSALRDAVSFVDPGGSADGNTNPTEADRVADIVSAYLDAGVDPDDIGVIAPFRAQVAELSRRIDEVTVDTVDRFQGSSKEVIIVSFVATGELSSPIFEDYRRVNVALTRAKKALVLVGDATALRSVPFYERMLEWAG